A single Saccopteryx bilineata isolate mSacBil1 chromosome 7, mSacBil1_pri_phased_curated, whole genome shotgun sequence DNA region contains:
- the FERD3L gene encoding fer3-like protein — MALYPESCVDATVLDFVADLSLASPGHPLLRDFAPRVPFGDRGLVLQEGRPRSLARFEEEDPEEEEGEADEGEEEEEEEEEQGRGACLLGRPKRKRVITYAQRQAANVRERKRMFNLNEAFDRLRRKVPTFAYEKRLSRIETLRLAIVYISFMTELLESCKKKETPGGTDAPRQDVWPSGARFGVVKSTKLSQNTDTRDRSPSRVEPGRSGADRTRESECGRRGARPESTPAARVGGELTLSSNGSLQSLLRHSWPALRSGPRPREVRERRPGRGAGCGSPERPRGSASGRTGRFVEADGWEMRHDAE; from the exons ATGGCGCTCTATCCGGAGAGCTGCGTGGACGCCACCGTGCTGGACTTCGTCGCAGACCTGTCCCTCGCCTCCCCGGGCCATCCTCTCCTCCGCGACTTCGCGCCCAGGGTCCCCTTTGGGGACCGAGGCCTGGTGCTCCAAGAGGGAAGACCCCGGAGCCTGGCGCGCTTTGAGGAGGAGGATCCCGAAGAAGAGGAGGGCGAAGCGGacgaaggggaggaggaggaggaggaggaagaggagcagggcaGAGGCGCCTGCCTGCTGGGCCGCCCCAAGAGGAAGAGGGTGATCACCTACGCCCAGCGCCAGGCCGCCAACGTCCGCGAGCGGAAGCGGATGTTCAACCTCAACGAGGCGTTCGACCGGCTGCGGAGGAAGGTGCCCACCTTCGCTTACGAGAAGAGGCTGTCCCGGATCGAGACCCTCCGCCTGGCCATCGTCTACATTTCCTTCATGACCGAACTCTTGGAGAGTTGCAAGAAAAAGGAAAC GCCCGGAGGGACGGACGCCCCGAGACAGGACGTCTGGCCTTCCGGAGCTCGGTTCGGGGTTGTAAAATCCACCAAGCTCTCGCAGAATACAGATACACGGGATCGTTCCCCCTCGCGGGTCGAGCCGGGGCGGAGCGGCGCCGACCGAACCCGTGAGAGCGAGTGCGGCCGTCGAGGCGCGCGCCCGGAATCCACTCCTGCCGCCCGGGTGGGTGGGGAGCTAACCCTCTCCTCCAACGGCAG CCTTCAGAGTCTGCTGCGCCATTCCTGGCCGGCGCTGCGCTCCGGCCCGCGCCCCCGGGAGGTTCGGGAGCGCAGACCCGGCAGGGGCGCTGGGTGCGGGTCTCCGGAGAGGCCCCGGGGCTCGGCCTCCGGCCGGACAGGCAGGTTTGTAGAGGCGGACGGGTGGGAGATGCGTCACGACGCGGAGTAG